The Pseudanabaena galeata CCNP1313 genome includes a region encoding these proteins:
- a CDS encoding Rpn family recombination-promoting nuclease/putative transposase produces MVAKYFNPYTDFGFKKLFGEEGSKDLLIDFLNQLLPIHHQIQQLTFKNSENLSDTISERKAIFDIYCESKTGDKFIVEMQKAKIKHFKDRALFYSTFPIREQSEKGDWNFYLLPIYFIAILDFEYDEHITPKFRRDVCLKDQDGDIFFDKLNFKFLQMPLFNKQENELVTHFDKWLYFLKNLESFNHIPAILNEPIFQKGFEIAEISHLDLEQYEQYKKSLVQYLEVKNVFDTAFEEGEKVGIEKGIEKVAKALKEQNVAVEIIAESTGLSYEAISRI; encoded by the coding sequence ATGGTGGCGAAATACTTTAATCCTTATACTGATTTTGGCTTTAAGAAACTGTTCGGCGAAGAAGGCAGTAAAGATTTGCTCATCGATTTTCTCAATCAACTTTTACCGATACATCATCAAATCCAACAATTAACATTTAAAAATTCTGAAAACCTCTCCGACACCATATCGGAACGTAAAGCTATTTTTGATATTTACTGCGAAAGTAAAACTGGTGATAAGTTTATTGTGGAAATGCAAAAAGCGAAAATCAAGCATTTCAAAGATCGAGCCTTATTCTATTCCACATTCCCAATTCGAGAACAATCGGAAAAAGGTGATTGGAATTTCTATTTATTACCAATCTATTTTATTGCCATATTAGATTTTGAGTACGATGAACATATCACGCCCAAGTTTAGGCGCGATGTCTGCCTCAAAGACCAAGATGGAGATATATTCTTCGATAAATTAAATTTTAAGTTTTTACAGATGCCTCTATTCAATAAACAAGAGAATGAACTGGTAACTCACTTCGATAAATGGCTGTATTTTTTAAAGAACCTAGAAAGTTTTAATCACATACCCGCAATACTCAATGAACCGATCTTTCAAAAAGGATTTGAAATCGCCGAAATATCGCACTTAGATTTAGAGCAGTATGAACAATACAAAAAGAGTTTAGTCCAGTATTTAGAAGTGAAAAATGTATTTGATACAGCCTTTGAAGAAGGTGAAAAGGTCGGTATTGAGAAGGGGATTGAGAAAGTTGCCAAAGCATTGAAAGAGCAAAATGTAGCCGTAGAAATCATTGCCGAATCAACTGGGTTATCATACGAGGCTATTAGTAGGATTTAA
- a CDS encoding histidine phosphatase family protein, producing MTIPLVLTLPILSFLIPSYLAAMVSGVKYRNYLSRNMLQSIVAIASVMMMSAATSFQSVAQSPANDEWTALKGTGKVVLMRHALAPGTGDPSGFQLGDCSTQRNLSETGREQARQAGNEFRKRQIPVKQVLSSQWCRCLETAKLLNLGEVKPVPALNSFFRDRSTEDIQTAQTRRLISENRQQEGVVIMVTHQVNITALTGIVPRSGASVVVQANAAGEVVVIGELDP from the coding sequence ATGACGATTCCTTTAGTTTTGACACTTCCTATTTTGAGTTTTCTTATACCTAGCTACCTAGCAGCAATGGTTAGTGGAGTAAAATACAGAAACTATCTATCAAGAAATATGCTCCAGAGTATTGTGGCGATCGCTAGTGTGATGATGATGTCCGCAGCAACTAGTTTTCAATCTGTTGCCCAATCCCCTGCTAATGACGAATGGACTGCTCTCAAAGGTACAGGCAAAGTCGTACTAATGCGCCATGCGCTTGCCCCCGGCACGGGAGATCCGAGTGGATTTCAACTGGGGGACTGTAGCACTCAGCGCAATTTGTCAGAAACGGGACGAGAGCAAGCTCGCCAAGCAGGGAATGAGTTTCGGAAGCGACAAATTCCTGTTAAACAGGTTTTATCTAGTCAATGGTGTCGTTGTTTAGAAACTGCCAAGCTATTGAACTTAGGAGAGGTGAAGCCAGTGCCTGCCCTCAATTCCTTTTTTCGCGATCGCAGTACAGAGGATATCCAAACCGCTCAAACCCGCCGACTCATCTCAGAAAATCGCCAACAGGAGGGCGTAGTGATTATGGTGACGCATCAGGTAAATATTACAGCTTTAACGGGGATTGTGCCGCGATCAGGAGCCTCTGTAGTGGTACAGGCTAACGCCGCAGGCGAAGTAGTTGTAATTGGTGAACTAGATCCTTAA
- a CDS encoding tetratricopeptide repeat protein, with product MLYRSILSTLLILNASTFLANSANAEMLLQPLTSQSKLAQSQAPKPEQSNLDRGFQLVIDGRTRLRRGESQQAIQLFQQAIAIFQKEGDRFSEARTQNFIGNVYLSLQQLDQAIASYQGAFKIVSGLQLQNVKENLQVRLDEVQILQNLGFALNRANNWRQAIATYEQALVKARAIKAQERELTILNNIGNIYVEIGQFSQGLERLQQALAIYESTNSQKSSAGVLLNIGFAYRRLGQFEKALDFYQQSLKLVRVTGERKIETSILNNIAGVYRSQGKYLQALEAYKASLEVSQQLDLTSQAATTLSNIGVVYKELGQLDNALRFQELALQQIQKLGDRQAESIFLSNIGSIYDDKGNLKQALSYYEKALAIHKELNDIPAQGITYNNIGEIYRLSKQNNEAIRNYQQSLSIVREIGDRSAEATSLSNLGLVYADLKRYPAALDAYQQAAAIHRQLGERRGESIALGNLGNLFANWQQPDLAILFYKQSVNIRESIRKELRSLSVADQKTFTGTVERTYRDLANLLLKQNRILEAQQVLDLLKVQELDDYLQDVRGNVETAKGIELLAPEQRFLTDYSAIQNRSIQAGKEQLDILKITQANRSPQQIHRLRELLDVQSQSSQQLNTYVQSPAVATILNQINQGGDRSNTVNLEQFTALQKTLQQMSQKTAIFYPLILEDRLELILVTANGDPIRRTVAIKREDLNSAIIDFRSDVRDPSSLDILDSSQRIYTWLIAPIAADLQKAGIQTIIYAPDAQLRYLPIAALHDGKQWLIERYAINTITAASLTNLSDRRRNSQPRVLAGAFTSGKYIFEVNGQTFNFSGLPFAGIEVENLIAKLPNSTKFIDRDFNVKSTVAKFKQYNIIHLATHAAFVIGKPEDSFVLFGDGSRASLRDVSTWSLQNVDLVILSACETGLGGTLGNGTEIMGFGYQMEYAGAKAAIASLWQVSDGGTQALMDAFYGILQDTKLTKAEILAKSQRLLINTGKDSNFSHPYYWSPFIIIGNGL from the coding sequence ATGCTATATCGCTCAATCCTATCTACCTTGTTGATTTTGAATGCTTCAACTTTTTTAGCAAATTCAGCAAACGCCGAAATGCTTTTGCAGCCTTTAACTTCTCAGTCTAAACTGGCTCAAAGTCAAGCACCAAAACCTGAACAAAGCAATCTAGATCGCGGTTTTCAGTTAGTGATTGATGGTCGCACTCGGTTGCGGCGTGGTGAGTCTCAACAAGCAATTCAACTATTTCAACAGGCGATCGCCATTTTTCAGAAAGAAGGCGATCGCTTTTCGGAAGCAAGAACTCAGAATTTTATTGGTAATGTTTATCTAAGTTTGCAGCAATTAGATCAAGCGATCGCTTCCTATCAGGGAGCTTTTAAGATAGTCAGTGGGCTTCAGTTACAAAATGTTAAGGAAAATTTGCAGGTCAGATTAGATGAAGTCCAGATTTTGCAGAATCTAGGCTTTGCTTTGAATCGGGCTAATAATTGGCGGCAGGCGATCGCCACCTATGAGCAAGCCTTGGTAAAAGCGAGAGCCATTAAAGCCCAAGAACGAGAACTGACAATTCTTAATAATATTGGCAATATCTATGTGGAGATTGGACAATTTAGTCAGGGGCTAGAACGATTACAGCAAGCTCTGGCTATTTATGAATCCACAAATAGTCAAAAAAGTTCGGCAGGAGTCCTGCTCAATATTGGTTTTGCCTATCGACGACTAGGACAATTTGAGAAAGCTCTAGACTTCTATCAACAATCCTTAAAGTTAGTGCGGGTAACAGGGGAACGTAAAATCGAAACTAGTATTCTCAATAACATTGCGGGGGTATACCGCAGTCAGGGAAAATATTTACAAGCTTTAGAAGCTTACAAAGCATCGTTGGAAGTGTCTCAACAACTTGACTTAACCAGTCAGGCTGCAACCACTCTCAGTAATATTGGCGTTGTCTATAAAGAATTAGGACAGCTAGATAACGCCCTGCGTTTTCAAGAATTAGCATTACAACAAATTCAAAAACTTGGAGATCGGCAAGCAGAGAGTATTTTTCTGAGTAATATTGGGTCAATTTACGATGACAAAGGGAATCTCAAACAAGCATTAAGTTATTACGAAAAAGCTCTTGCCATTCATAAAGAACTCAATGATATTCCTGCACAGGGCATCACATACAACAATATTGGTGAAATATATCGACTTTCAAAACAGAACAACGAAGCGATTCGTAACTACCAACAATCCTTGAGCATCGTCCGAGAAATTGGCGATCGCTCTGCCGAAGCAACTTCTTTGAGCAATTTGGGACTAGTATACGCGGATCTCAAGCGATATCCCGCAGCTCTCGATGCTTATCAACAGGCGGCTGCAATTCATCGCCAGTTAGGAGAACGCCGAGGCGAGAGCATTGCTCTTGGTAATTTAGGGAATTTGTTTGCTAATTGGCAGCAACCAGATTTAGCAATTCTCTTTTACAAACAATCAGTAAATATCCGTGAATCCATTCGCAAAGAACTGCGATCACTATCGGTAGCTGACCAGAAAACCTTTACGGGTACAGTCGAAAGAACCTATCGGGATTTGGCAAATTTACTGCTCAAGCAAAACCGCATTTTAGAAGCTCAACAGGTGCTTGATCTATTGAAGGTACAAGAACTAGACGACTATCTCCAAGATGTGCGCGGTAATGTGGAAACAGCGAAGGGGATCGAACTTCTAGCACCTGAACAGAGATTTTTAACTGATTATAGTGCGATTCAAAATCGTTCTATTCAAGCTGGGAAAGAACAACTAGATATTTTGAAGATTACTCAAGCAAATCGATCGCCACAGCAAATTCATCGGCTACGAGAGTTGCTTGATGTGCAATCACAATCATCCCAACAACTGAATACCTATGTGCAGAGTCCCGCCGTAGCCACGATTTTAAACCAAATCAATCAAGGCGGCGATCGTTCTAATACGGTAAATCTGGAACAATTCACGGCTCTACAAAAGACTCTCCAGCAAATGTCACAAAAAACTGCCATTTTCTATCCTCTTATATTAGAAGATCGCCTAGAACTAATTCTTGTAACGGCTAATGGTGATCCGATTCGGCGCACTGTTGCGATAAAACGAGAAGATCTCAATAGTGCGATCATCGATTTCCGTTCTGATGTCCGCGATCCAAGCTCCCTTGATATCTTGGACTCATCGCAACGGATATATACTTGGCTGATCGCACCGATCGCGGCTGACTTACAAAAAGCTGGTATACAAACCATCATCTATGCCCCTGATGCACAATTGCGCTATCTGCCGATCGCCGCGCTCCATGACGGTAAGCAATGGTTAATAGAACGTTATGCGATTAATACGATTACTGCCGCGAGTCTCACGAATTTAAGCGATCGCCGCCGCAATAGCCAGCCTCGTGTACTCGCAGGCGCTTTTACCTCTGGCAAATATATCTTTGAGGTAAATGGGCAAACTTTTAACTTTTCTGGATTACCTTTTGCGGGTATAGAAGTTGAGAACTTGATAGCCAAGTTGCCTAATTCCACTAAATTTATTGATCGCGATTTTAACGTTAAGTCTACTGTCGCTAAATTTAAGCAATACAACATCATTCATCTGGCTACCCATGCTGCCTTTGTAATTGGGAAACCTGAAGACTCCTTTGTGCTGTTTGGAGATGGCAGTCGAGCGTCCCTCAGAGATGTGTCCACATGGTCATTACAAAATGTCGATCTCGTAATTCTCAGTGCTTGTGAGACAGGGCTAGGTGGCACACTTGGTAATGGTACAGAAATTATGGGTTTTGGTTATCAAATGGAGTATGCAGGAGCAAAGGCAGCGATCGCATCTCTCTGGCAAGTTTCCGATGGTGGCACACAAGCTTTAATGGATGCTTTTTATGGCATACTCCAAGATACAAAGCTCACTAAAGCTGAAATATTAGCCAAATCCCAACGATTGCTGATTAATACTGGTAAAGATAGTAACTTTAGTCATCCTTACTATTGGTCACCATTTATCATTATTGGTAATGGCTTATAA
- a CDS encoding diacylglycerol/polyprenol kinase family protein: MPITSDISPINTLTIQISAVAIWIGLVFLASAILRRFKQDPELVRKVVHIGTGNVLLIAWWLQIPMWLCVTAGVTFTAIALASHYTNILPMIHDVGRKTYGVFYYALSITILVALFWDQYPQYAVIGVMVMSWGDGMAALIGKRFGQHTFVHLGNKRSFEGSFAMFATSLIVMLGIFGITHGIQPRDLGIAIPVAAIAALLEAYSPGGTDNISVPLASAFLSFALQSI; encoded by the coding sequence ATGCCCATAACTAGTGATATATCCCCAATTAACACCCTAACGATCCAGATTAGTGCCGTAGCTATTTGGATTGGGCTGGTATTTCTAGCTTCAGCAATCCTACGTCGTTTCAAACAAGATCCCGAACTCGTGCGGAAGGTTGTGCATATTGGCACTGGTAACGTCTTGCTGATTGCATGGTGGTTGCAGATCCCGATGTGGCTATGTGTGACCGCAGGCGTGACCTTTACAGCGATCGCCTTAGCCTCGCACTATACAAATATTTTACCGATGATCCATGATGTGGGACGCAAAACCTACGGCGTGTTTTACTATGCGCTCAGCATCACGATTTTAGTTGCTCTTTTTTGGGATCAGTATCCCCAATATGCGGTTATTGGTGTGATGGTTATGTCTTGGGGGGATGGCATGGCGGCGCTAATTGGGAAACGTTTTGGTCAGCATACCTTTGTGCATCTAGGCAATAAACGCAGTTTTGAAGGCTCCTTTGCCATGTTTGCCACCAGCTTGATCGTGATGCTTGGTATTTTTGGAATTACCCACGGTATTCAGCCCCGTGACCTTGGAATTGCCATACCTGTAGCCGCGATCGCCGCCTTACTTGAAGCCTATTCTCCAGGAGGAACCGATAATATTTCTGTGCCGTTGGCTAGTGCATTCTTAAGTTTTGCTTTGCAGTCAATATGA
- a CDS encoding transposase: MNNSNEVCDVLGIDISKAKFDVALIQDNAKIKNKVFNNNPEGFVELQEWLNIQSVKNLHSCMEATSTYGNALARFLVAAGYKVSIVNPSRPKAFGKSELSRTKTDRADAKVIARFCAALKPAAWTPPALEIEQLQALVHRLDSLTAMQQQEQNRLATADPILVEAINTHIDFLKEQIEMTKKLIRQHFDQHPHLKSQRDLLTSIPGIAELTATVLLAEIRDISAFDTADQLAAFAGLTPREFSFGSSIHGKPRLSKIGNSRLRKALFMPAIVARRYNSPIVAFCDRLTAKGKSKMSVIGAVMHKLLRQVFGVLKSQRSFDPNFVKIPS, translated from the coding sequence ATGAACAATAGCAATGAAGTATGTGATGTTTTAGGCATAGACATCAGTAAAGCCAAGTTTGATGTTGCCCTAATTCAAGACAACGCCAAGATTAAGAACAAAGTATTTAACAATAATCCCGAAGGATTTGTCGAACTACAAGAATGGCTAAACATTCAAAGTGTAAAAAATTTACATAGCTGTATGGAAGCCACCAGCACTTATGGCAATGCCTTAGCCCGATTCTTAGTAGCCGCAGGGTACAAAGTAAGTATCGTCAATCCATCACGTCCCAAAGCCTTTGGCAAGAGCGAGTTAAGTCGTACAAAGACAGACCGTGCTGATGCCAAAGTTATTGCTAGATTTTGTGCTGCCTTAAAGCCTGCTGCTTGGACACCACCAGCATTAGAAATTGAGCAACTCCAAGCATTAGTACATCGTTTAGATAGCTTAACCGCCATGCAGCAACAAGAGCAAAATCGTCTTGCTACGGCTGATCCAATTTTGGTTGAAGCAATTAACACCCACATTGACTTCCTCAAGGAGCAAATTGAGATGACCAAAAAATTGATCCGTCAGCACTTTGATCAACATCCTCATTTGAAATCGCAACGGGATTTGTTGACTTCCATTCCAGGTATTGCTGAATTGACTGCAACTGTATTACTGGCGGAAATTCGGGATATTTCTGCTTTTGATACGGCTGATCAATTAGCCGCTTTTGCGGGTTTAACTCCGCGTGAATTCTCTTTTGGCTCTTCGATTCATGGCAAACCGCGCTTGTCAAAAATTGGTAATTCACGTTTGCGTAAAGCTTTGTTTATGCCTGCGATTGTTGCTCGTCGTTATAATTCGCCGATTGTCGCTTTCTGCGATCGCCTTACTGCTAAGGGTAAGTCCAAAATGTCCGTCATTGGTGCTGTAATGCACAAGCTGTTACGACAGGTCTTTGGTGTTCTCAAGTCTCAGCGTTCTTTCGATCCTAATTTTGTTAAAATTCCCTCTTGA
- a CDS encoding DUF29 family protein — MSEKSLYDRDFTAWVKLTTQQLKDKNFEHLDLENLTDIPIPKHGSYQGILSFWLPMISIGSRYLRII, encoded by the coding sequence ATGTCAGAAAAATCTTTGTATGATCGCGACTTTACCGCATGGGTAAAACTCACGACCCAGCAACTCAAAGACAAAAACTTTGAGCATCTTGACCTTGAAAACTTAACAGACATCCCTATCCCAAAACATGGCAGTTATCAAGGGATTTTGAGTTTTTGGTTGCCGATGATTTCTATAGGAAGTAGGTATCTGAGGATAATTTAA
- a CDS encoding tetratricopeptide repeat protein: MSTQRTRGIAATVAGLQKLREVKAAGKEDGTRLTYEGIADRISQNSQASVDPRTVRRFFNGEGIDRDYVLAICAALGLEVTEIVDPNEWHPAKSRPTSQTVAIAATLNTTPPPVDEWQGRQDEIKELQTALSNEKVRLIGMTAAGGYGKSALAVKFKEQLTPDWRVLWVSFIQPYPLAQFGRWLLEQLGRAYDEKWDEETLIGQIVEGLIAEPCLLVLDNMETVIPAEGKSVYGQFLSQWLGNGVNSKLLLTSREQPMFSPNLLPRCYWLALKGLAEADAMRLVTEDYKLTGTQEELAHFVNRMDRHPLLMQLVSSLMRDKLGKGVCVTETENFGLDLFTVEGYHRDTETCVREVVAASLARLSARLGDILKRLSVLRGIFDLGLAQGLTAEVTDAELRYLARLSLLQEFPPEPLKRNPRRFQFLPLISMVVQQQSDSKLLRSAHQAALDYFLAHLPAPPWESLEDLTAYLEGFYHAGELGEWQLAYDILNEERGGEGKNESIDLFLDFQGFYRQQAQLYEQVIAGSQREQDCHRKSLNRLGLCYKHLGQYEKAIAYQQQSLEIEVEIGNRQGVANSLGNLGSCYCSLGQYKKAIALYRQCHDICEEISNRQVVAISLCGLGNCYYSLGQYEKAITHYQQYHDISEEIGFRQGVAISLGNLGNCYNSLGQYEKAITYHQQHHDSSEEIGYRQGVAISLGNLGNCYNSLGQYEKAITYQQQYHDISEEIGDQLGVADSLHNTGEVFLTLENYSEAETKIQESLVISQEINFKLLIAHSFKALAAIAHQTNQPQLALTHCQAALTLSQELGIPLVKDCEELLAKIQEDLGE, from the coding sequence ATGTCAACACAGCGAACTAGAGGAATTGCCGCAACGGTTGCGGGACTGCAAAAACTTCGTGAAGTTAAGGCGGCTGGCAAAGAGGATGGAACTCGTTTGACCTATGAAGGCATTGCCGATCGCATTTCTCAGAACTCTCAAGCTTCAGTCGATCCCAGAACCGTAAGACGATTTTTTAATGGTGAAGGGATTGATCGAGATTACGTCCTAGCGATTTGTGCAGCTTTGGGTTTAGAGGTCACGGAGATTGTTGATCCCAATGAATGGCATCCCGCTAAGTCTCGTCCAACTTCTCAAACTGTTGCGATTGCCGCAACCCTAAATACGACACCCCCGCCTGTGGATGAATGGCAGGGACGACAGGATGAAATCAAGGAACTCCAAACCGCCCTAAGCAATGAGAAAGTCCGCTTAATCGGGATGACCGCCGCAGGAGGCTATGGTAAATCGGCTTTAGCGGTGAAGTTCAAGGAGCAGCTAACCCCTGATTGGCGGGTGTTGTGGGTGAGTTTTATCCAGCCTTATCCCTTGGCGCAGTTTGGGCGATGGTTATTGGAGCAGTTGGGACGAGCTTATGATGAAAAATGGGACGAGGAGACGTTAATTGGGCAGATAGTCGAAGGGTTAATCGCTGAGCCTTGTTTGTTGGTGTTGGACAATATGGAAACGGTGATACCAGCAGAAGGGAAGTCGGTTTATGGTCAATTTTTGAGCCAATGGTTAGGGAATGGGGTTAACAGTAAGTTATTGCTCACTAGTCGGGAACAGCCAATGTTTAGCCCCAATTTGCTGCCGCGTTGTTATTGGTTAGCTCTAAAGGGGTTAGCGGAAGCCGATGCGATGCGTTTGGTGACGGAAGACTATAAATTAACGGGAACGCAGGAGGAATTAGCCCATTTTGTGAACCGAATGGATCGGCATCCTCTCTTGATGCAACTGGTATCGAGTTTGATGCGGGACAAGTTGGGGAAAGGAGTTTGTGTGACAGAGACGGAAAATTTTGGCTTAGATTTGTTTACGGTGGAGGGTTATCACCGTGATACGGAAACCTGTGTCAGAGAGGTGGTAGCGGCGAGTTTGGCGCGATTATCGGCAAGGTTAGGGGATATTTTAAAGCGGTTATCGGTATTGCGAGGGATTTTTGATCTAGGGTTAGCTCAGGGGTTAACTGCCGAGGTAACGGACGCAGAGTTAAGGTATTTAGCCCGTTTGTCGTTGTTGCAGGAGTTTCCCCCCGAACCGCTCAAGAGAAACCCGCGACGGTTTCAGTTTTTGCCTTTAATTTCTATGGTGGTGCAACAGCAATCGGATTCTAAGTTGTTGCGATCGGCGCATCAGGCTGCGTTGGATTATTTTTTGGCACATTTACCTGCGCCACCTTGGGAATCGTTGGAGGATTTGACGGCGTATTTGGAGGGGTTTTACCATGCAGGGGAATTGGGAGAATGGCAGTTAGCTTATGATATTTTGAATGAGGAGCGAGGGGGAGAAGGGAAAAATGAATCGATTGATCTATTTCTAGATTTTCAAGGGTTTTATCGTCAGCAAGCGCAGTTATATGAGCAGGTGATCGCAGGGAGTCAACGCGAACAGGATTGTCATCGCAAATCGTTAAACCGTTTGGGACTTTGTTATAAACACTTGGGGCAGTATGAAAAAGCGATCGCCTATCAACAGCAGTCTCTCGAAATCGAAGTAGAAATCGGCAATCGGCAAGGAGTGGCAAATTCTCTAGGGAATTTAGGCAGTTGTTATTGTTCTTTGGGGCAGTATAAAAAAGCGATCGCCCTCTACCGCCAATGTCACGACATCTGTGAAGAAATCAGCAATCGGCAAGTGGTGGCAATTTCTCTATGTGGTTTAGGCAATTGTTATTATTCCTTGGGGCAGTATGAAAAAGCGATCACCCACTATCAGCAATATCACGACATCAGTGAAGAAATAGGCTTTCGGCAAGGGGTAGCAATTTCTCTAGGAAATTTAGGCAATTGTTATAATTCCTTGGGGCAGTATGAAAAAGCGATCACCTACCACCAGCAACATCACGACAGCAGTGAAGAAATCGGCTATCGGCAAGGAGTGGCAATTTCTCTAGGGAATTTAGGCAATTGTTATAATTCCTTGGGGCAGTATGAAAAAGCGATCACCTATCAACAGCAATATCACGACATCAGTGAAGAAATCGGCGATCAGTTAGGAGTGGCAGATTCTTTACACAATACAGGGGAGGTATTTCTCACACTTGAAAACTACAGCGAAGCAGAAACCAAAATTCAAGAATCCTTAGTTATTTCCCAAGAGATTAACTTTAAACTTTTAATCGCCCATAGTTTCAAAGCTCTTGCAGCGATCGCCCATCAAACCAATCAACCCCAACTCGCCCTCACCCATTGCCAAGCCGCCCTCACCCTCTCCCAAGAACTTGGCATTCCTTTAGTCAAAGACTGCGAAGAACTCCTAGCAAAAATTCAGGAGGACTTAGGAGAATAA